In a single window of the Natronomonas salsuginis genome:
- a CDS encoding DUF7123 family protein: MSATAPAAATELTDKQRQILTYLRREGRTKTYFKSRLIGEELGLSAKEVGANMSAIRDGALDVDVEKWGYSSGTTWKVSV, encoded by the coding sequence ATGAGCGCGACCGCACCGGCAGCGGCGACCGAACTCACGGACAAACAGCGGCAGATCCTGACGTATCTGCGGCGCGAGGGCCGGACCAAGACGTACTTCAAGTCCCGGCTCATCGGCGAGGAGCTCGGGCTGTCGGCCAAGGAGGTTGGCGCGAACATGAGCGCTATCCGCGACGGAGCGCTCGACGTCGACGTCGAAAAGTGGGGCTACTCCTCGGGGACGACCTGGAAGGTCAGCGTCTAG
- a CDS encoding TRAM domain-containing protein, producing MEISEKLLCLFSAEIEETDDRFVVEVPKREIETGSVGAGETYRVALISGDGEVASSDAEVSEAPSDEPQPPVEAGEIRYVEIEDLGKQGDGIARVERGYVIIVPGAEVGERVKIEVSEVKSNFAVGEIIE from the coding sequence ATGGAAATCTCTGAGAAGCTCCTGTGTCTGTTTAGCGCGGAGATCGAAGAAACCGATGACCGCTTCGTCGTCGAGGTACCCAAACGCGAGATCGAGACCGGTTCCGTCGGTGCCGGCGAGACCTACCGCGTCGCGCTCATTTCGGGCGATGGCGAGGTCGCCTCGTCGGACGCGGAGGTCTCCGAGGCCCCCTCGGACGAACCACAACCGCCCGTCGAGGCCGGGGAGATCCGCTACGTCGAGATCGAGGATCTCGGCAAGCAGGGCGACGGCATCGCGCGCGTCGAGCGCGGGTACGTCATCATCGTCCCCGGCGCGGAGGTCGGCGAGCGCGTCAAGATCGAAGTCTCGGAAGTCAAGTCCAACTTCGCGGTCGGCGAGATCATCGAGTAG
- a CDS encoding YkgJ family cysteine cluster protein gives MDSLEVELDRARALSVADLADAIESIGFECTRCGACCKAADPVDGDGDREPHTATVFPDEVRQLRASEAARDREYDWRDVARPMPYGLAETDDGDLAGETFEWAIQTDDCGDCTFYTESDDGTGACTVHEDRPLVCRTYPFSVATPDAGGLGTTEPMGGVVERAGAVRAHECEGLGRDITREEAEELAHALKERAVRELEEAIRVRDNYEPTDAPGVVVHDSEGQKRPDGTPLDGSS, from the coding sequence ATGGACTCCCTCGAAGTCGAACTCGACCGGGCGCGCGCGCTCTCGGTCGCGGACCTCGCCGACGCCATCGAGTCGATCGGCTTCGAGTGCACCCGGTGTGGTGCCTGCTGTAAGGCCGCCGATCCGGTCGACGGTGACGGCGACCGCGAGCCGCACACCGCCACGGTGTTCCCCGACGAAGTCCGCCAGTTACGGGCGTCCGAGGCGGCCCGCGACCGCGAGTACGACTGGCGCGACGTCGCCCGCCCGATGCCGTACGGGCTCGCCGAAACCGACGACGGCGATCTCGCGGGCGAAACGTTCGAGTGGGCGATCCAGACCGACGACTGCGGCGACTGCACGTTTTACACCGAGTCAGACGACGGCACCGGCGCGTGTACGGTTCACGAGGACCGACCGCTCGTCTGCCGGACGTACCCGTTTTCCGTCGCCACCCCCGACGCCGGCGGTCTCGGGACTACGGAGCCGATGGGCGGCGTCGTCGAGCGGGCGGGCGCGGTTCGCGCCCACGAGTGCGAGGGGCTCGGACGCGACATCACCCGCGAGGAGGCGGAGGAACTGGCGCACGCGCTCAAAGAACGGGCCGTTCGGGAACTCGAGGAGGCCATCCGTGTCCGGGACAACTACGAACCCACGGACGCGCCCGGCGTCGTCGTCCACGATTCGGAGGGTCAAAAGCGCCCGGACGGCACGCCGCTCGACGGGTCGTCGTGA
- a CDS encoding winged helix-turn-helix transcriptional regulator — MTDGGVDEGKRATLKRFAALGAATPLVRLSDDDASEVREAIVGYLAATPGAHFSKLRDDLKLGTGETQHHLRRLERNGAIEHRKDGEYKRYFPAGRFSAFEQRALGYLRRETPRRMLVALLRDPEATGSEIAAAADVSRSTVSKYAAKLESAGLLSRTSGYSVERPEALLVLVVRYADSFGPEAVELADAADEFVRYAP, encoded by the coding sequence ATGACCGACGGGGGTGTCGACGAGGGAAAGCGGGCGACGCTGAAGCGCTTCGCTGCCTTGGGGGCGGCGACGCCGCTCGTCAGGCTCTCCGACGACGACGCGAGTGAGGTCCGGGAGGCGATCGTCGGCTACCTCGCGGCGACCCCCGGCGCGCACTTCTCGAAGCTCCGTGACGACCTCAAGTTGGGGACGGGCGAGACCCAACACCACCTCCGGCGGCTCGAGCGCAACGGCGCGATCGAGCACCGAAAGGACGGCGAGTACAAGCGCTACTTCCCCGCCGGGCGGTTCTCCGCGTTCGAACAGCGGGCGCTCGGCTACCTCCGTCGGGAGACGCCGCGGCGGATGCTCGTGGCGCTGCTCCGTGATCCCGAGGCAACGGGCAGCGAGATTGCGGCGGCGGCGGACGTGTCTCGATCGACGGTCTCGAAGTACGCGGCGAAACTCGAGTCCGCGGGCTTGCTCTCCCGGACGAGCGGCTACAGCGTCGAACGGCCTGAGGCGCTGCTCGTCCTCGTCGTACGGTACGCTGACTCGTTCGGGCCCGAGGCGGTCGAGCTCGCTGACGCGGCCGACGAGTTCGTCCGCTACGCCCCCTAG
- a CDS encoding DUF4332 domain-containing protein, translated as MGVFDIIRAMLGLSGSDESEGTNVAVAREREEDEETTEADEAAAGTDAPAAESAESDASVDEDGLETEAGGDEEDEESTDTDEADAADEADDGETDDAADDGETDADPVDTVSGIGPAYAERLAAAGVETVADLLDADADAVADATEISAKRITRWQESATE; from the coding sequence ATGGGCGTTTTCGACATTATCCGAGCGATGCTCGGCCTCAGCGGCTCCGACGAGTCGGAGGGGACGAACGTCGCCGTGGCGCGTGAACGAGAGGAGGACGAGGAGACGACGGAGGCCGACGAAGCCGCCGCGGGGACGGACGCGCCGGCCGCCGAATCTGCCGAGTCGGACGCGTCGGTCGACGAAGACGGACTCGAAACCGAAGCGGGCGGAGACGAAGAAGACGAGGAATCGACGGACACGGACGAGGCCGACGCTGCCGACGAAGCTGACGACGGCGAAACGGACGACGCGGCCGACGACGGCGAAACGGACGCCGACCCCGTCGACACGGTCAGCGGGATCGGCCCGGCGTACGCCGAGCGGCTGGCCGCCGCGGGCGTCGAGACGGTCGCCGACCTCCTCGACGCGGACGCCGACGCGGTCGCCGACGCGACGGAGATCTCCGCAAAGCGGATCACCCGCTGGCAGGAGAGCGCGACGGAGTGA